A genomic stretch from Thermomonospora umbrina includes:
- a CDS encoding NAD(P)H-binding protein: protein MTIVVTAPTGHVGSRVVRLLLQAGVRPRVLVRDPGRLDAETRARVDVRTGDMTDAAYVRAATAGARSVFWLDPTPHSAEDPIETSERTAAPLADAVRAGDVRRVVFLSSGGAEKRHGVGHIDGLARIEEMLDTTEADVLHLRCGNFFTNLMADLDGLSQGVLTTAADPRRPSPWVDPRDIGDIVAARLLSEGWHGRVVQAVHGPEDLTWTRIAEILTGALDRPIELRVIGVDELRDALRSAGLPPSAVEGIVGMTTGFHDYVPEQPRDLLTTTPTTLEGWAYAHLRPALDAQRKRTKS from the coding sequence ATGACGATCGTGGTGACCGCTCCGACCGGGCATGTCGGGTCTCGTGTCGTGCGGCTGCTGTTGCAGGCGGGGGTCCGGCCGCGGGTGCTGGTGCGCGACCCGGGCCGGCTGGACGCCGAGACGCGGGCGCGGGTGGACGTGCGCACCGGCGACATGACGGACGCCGCCTACGTCCGCGCGGCCACGGCCGGGGCGCGGTCGGTGTTCTGGCTGGACCCGACGCCGCACTCGGCCGAGGACCCGATCGAGACCTCGGAACGGACCGCCGCCCCGCTCGCCGACGCCGTCAGGGCCGGTGACGTTCGACGGGTGGTGTTCCTGAGCAGCGGGGGAGCCGAAAAGCGGCACGGGGTGGGCCACATCGACGGGCTCGCCCGCATCGAGGAGATGCTCGACACGACCGAGGCCGACGTCCTCCACCTGCGCTGCGGGAACTTCTTCACCAACCTGATGGCCGACCTCGACGGGCTCTCCCAGGGCGTGCTGACCACGGCCGCCGACCCCCGCAGGCCCTCGCCGTGGGTGGACCCCCGCGACATCGGCGACATCGTGGCCGCCCGGCTGCTCAGCGAGGGCTGGCACGGTCGCGTCGTGCAGGCCGTCCACGGGCCCGAGGACCTCACCTGGACGCGGATCGCGGAGATCCTCACCGGGGCCCTCGACCGCCCGATCGAGCTGCGGGTCATCGGTGTGGACGAGCTTCGGGACGCCCTGCGCTCCGCCGGGCTGCCGCCGTCCGCCGTGGAGGGCATCGTCGGGATGACCACCGGCTTCCACGACTACGTTCCGGAGCAGCCCCGCGACCTGCTCACCACGACCCCGACCACTCTGGAAGGCTGGGCGTACGCCCACCTCCGCCCGGCGCTCGACGCACAGCGAAAACGCACTAAATCCTGA
- a CDS encoding dihydrofolate reductase family protein, with protein sequence MSDVGFGTGKVVVNRAMSLDGFIAGRGHAMDWIAEYLTAAEVPEVMAATGAMLIGRGTYEVAKRMADQDTAYDGGAQFVLTHKPPDEPDPTVTFLTCGLEEAVATARNAAGGKNLEILGADVAAQCLQRGLVDEILVYVLPVLLGDGVRFSPPSLDRIDLEPFSNTQSGAITTLRFRVRK encoded by the coding sequence ATGAGTGATGTGGGCTTCGGCACCGGCAAAGTGGTCGTGAACCGGGCGATGTCGCTGGACGGCTTCATCGCCGGCCGTGGTCACGCGATGGACTGGATCGCCGAGTACCTGACCGCGGCCGAGGTCCCGGAGGTCATGGCGGCCACGGGCGCGATGCTCATCGGCCGGGGCACGTACGAGGTCGCCAAGCGCATGGCCGACCAGGACACCGCCTACGACGGCGGAGCACAGTTCGTCCTCACGCACAAGCCTCCCGACGAGCCGGACCCCACCGTCACATTCCTCACCTGTGGACTCGAGGAGGCCGTTGCCACGGCACGCAACGCCGCGGGCGGCAAGAACCTGGAGATCCTCGGTGCCGACGTGGCCGCCCAGTGCCTGCAGCGCGGGCTCGTCGACGAGATCCTGGTGTACGTCCTCCCGGTGCTCCTGGGCGACGGCGTCCGCTTCTCGCCCCCGAGCCTCGACAGGATCGACCTGGAACCTTTCAGCAACACCCAGTCGGGGGCCATCACGACGCTCCGCTTCCGCGTGCGGAAGTAG
- a CDS encoding nuclear transport factor 2 family protein, with protein sequence MTDPVDDLRAAERRLQAAQLAGDADALDRLLDDRLIFTLGVDGNTYTKQDDLALQRSGTQSLTRVEEEDLQVFVEGTTGVTWFLGRLAGTFAGEPFQAQMRYTRTWIRDDPHGWRVVAAHASQVPES encoded by the coding sequence ATGACCGACCCCGTCGACGACCTGCGCGCCGCCGAACGGCGCCTCCAGGCCGCCCAACTCGCCGGCGACGCCGATGCCCTCGATCGGCTCCTGGACGATCGCTTGATCTTCACCCTCGGAGTGGACGGGAACACCTACACCAAGCAGGACGACCTGGCGCTCCAGCGTTCGGGCACCCAGTCGCTGACCCGCGTCGAGGAGGAGGACCTCCAGGTGTTCGTCGAAGGCACCACCGGCGTGACCTGGTTCCTCGGCCGACTCGCCGGCACCTTCGCCGGCGAACCCTTCCAAGCCCAGATGCGCTACACGCGCACCTGGATCAGGGACGACCCGCACGGCTGGCGGGTCGTGGCCGCCCATGCGAGCCAGGTCCCCGAAAGCTGA
- a CDS encoding LLM class F420-dependent oxidoreductase, producing the protein MKFGIGYNTGYHGVDPDRLMAFARHADECGFESLYVAEHIALYPGATVGSFPFPPTLPFADPLDSLAFVASATRRILLGTGVLLLPYHHPVVLAKRLATIDVLSKGRMRLLTVGLGSLPGEARALGVDFAGRGRRADEAIDVLRLLWGGGEDGVTFSGEFFAFEDLVQYPKPYGVTHLPIHIGGSSLPAARRAGRRGDGYFPGGALVPSERAAQMDLARTTAREAGRDPDALEYTRWASIELTPDRLDAYASQGVTRLVVNPTTSDPNTQREEMTAFAERFALDRPAASPAG; encoded by the coding sequence ATGAAGTTCGGGATCGGTTACAACACCGGGTATCACGGCGTCGACCCCGACAGGCTGATGGCGTTCGCCCGGCACGCCGACGAGTGCGGGTTCGAGTCGCTGTACGTGGCGGAGCACATCGCGTTGTACCCGGGCGCGACCGTCGGCTCGTTCCCGTTCCCGCCGACCCTGCCGTTCGCGGATCCGCTCGACTCCCTGGCCTTCGTCGCCTCCGCCACCCGCCGGATCCTCCTCGGCACGGGCGTGCTGCTGCTGCCGTACCACCACCCGGTGGTGCTCGCCAAGCGTCTGGCGACGATCGACGTGCTCTCGAAGGGGCGCATGCGGCTGCTGACCGTCGGCCTGGGCTCCCTGCCCGGCGAGGCGCGCGCCCTGGGCGTCGACTTCGCCGGCCGAGGACGCCGCGCCGACGAGGCGATCGACGTGCTGCGCCTCCTGTGGGGCGGCGGCGAGGACGGTGTCACCTTCTCCGGGGAGTTCTTCGCCTTCGAGGACCTGGTCCAGTACCCGAAGCCGTACGGCGTCACCCACCTGCCCATCCACATCGGCGGATCGAGCCTCCCCGCCGCCCGCCGCGCCGGCCGACGCGGCGACGGTTACTTCCCCGGCGGCGCCCTCGTCCCGAGCGAACGCGCCGCCCAGATGGACCTGGCCCGCACCACCGCCCGCGAGGCCGGCCGCGACCCGGACGCACTGGAGTACACGCGGTGGGCCTCGATCGAGCTGACCCCCGACCGCCTCGACGCCTACGCCTCCCAGGGTGTCACCCGCCTCGTGGTCAACCCGACGACGAGCGACCCGAACACCCAACGCGAAGAGATGACCGCCTTCGCCGAACGCTTCGCCCTCGACCGACCCGCCGCCTCCCCGGCCGGGTAA
- a CDS encoding YgfZ/GcvT domain-containing protein has product MKSPLLSLPGAVAADSPDEGVAAHYGEPSHEQRALAAGQGFVDRSDRGVLRISGPDRLSWLHSLLSQHLDRLAPGEPTEALLLSPQGHVEHHMHLVDDGEAVWAHVEPGAAPALAEFLDRMRFMLRVEVADVSDAYAVVTGGGLEPAGGIRFDDVAGSSWVVERSALPGLPEQGRPAGLWAYEAFRIAAHRPRMGLDTDHRTIPHEVGWIDTAVHLEKGCYRGQETVARVHNLGRPPRRLVFLHLDGSADRLPLHGDPVEANGRTVGFLGSAARHHELGPIALALVKRNVPVDADLLAGGVAAAQEVVVSPDTGANADIRIRRQPARRP; this is encoded by the coding sequence ATGAAGAGCCCGTTGTTGAGCCTGCCCGGTGCCGTCGCCGCCGACTCCCCCGACGAGGGGGTCGCAGCCCATTACGGGGAGCCCTCCCATGAGCAACGGGCCCTCGCGGCCGGTCAGGGCTTCGTCGACCGCAGCGACCGAGGCGTCCTGCGGATCTCCGGGCCCGACCGGTTGAGCTGGCTGCACAGCCTGCTGAGCCAGCACCTCGACCGGCTCGCGCCCGGCGAGCCCACCGAGGCCCTTCTGCTCAGCCCCCAAGGTCACGTCGAGCACCACATGCACCTGGTCGACGACGGCGAGGCCGTCTGGGCGCACGTCGAGCCGGGGGCCGCGCCCGCGCTGGCGGAGTTCCTCGACCGGATGCGGTTCATGCTGCGCGTCGAGGTCGCCGACGTGTCCGACGCGTACGCCGTCGTCACGGGCGGCGGCCTGGAGCCCGCCGGCGGCATCCGGTTCGACGACGTGGCCGGCTCCTCCTGGGTCGTCGAGCGCTCCGCCCTGCCCGGTCTGCCGGAGCAGGGGCGCCCCGCCGGGCTGTGGGCGTACGAGGCGTTCCGGATCGCCGCGCACCGGCCGAGGATGGGCCTGGACACCGACCACCGGACGATCCCGCACGAGGTCGGGTGGATCGACACCGCCGTCCACCTCGAGAAGGGCTGCTACCGGGGCCAGGAGACCGTCGCCCGCGTCCACAACCTCGGCCGCCCGCCCCGCCGGCTGGTGTTCCTGCACCTGGACGGCAGCGCCGACCGGCTGCCCCTGCACGGCGACCCGGTCGAGGCCAACGGCCGTACGGTCGGGTTCCTCGGCTCGGCCGCGCGCCACCACGAGCTGGGCCCGATCGCCCTCGCGCTGGTGAAGCGGAACGTGCCCGTCGACGCCGATCTGCTGGCCGGGGGAGTGGCCGCCGCGCAGGAGGTCGTGGTCTCTCCGGACACCGGGGCCAACGCCGACATCCGGATCCGCCGACAGCCCGCCCGCCGTCCCTGA
- a CDS encoding Fur family transcriptional regulator → MADTWQEELRARGYRVTPQRQLVLEAVTSLEHGTPEEICTEVQRTARGVNISTIYRTLELLEELGLVKHTHLGHGPPTYHLAADADHVHLVCQECGTVTDVPTRVAEGLVDTLTRDFGFETDVHHLTVYGRCSNCH, encoded by the coding sequence ATGGCGGACACGTGGCAGGAGGAGCTGCGGGCGCGCGGGTATCGGGTCACACCGCAGCGCCAGCTCGTGCTGGAGGCCGTCACCTCCCTCGAACACGGCACCCCCGAGGAGATCTGCACCGAGGTGCAGCGCACCGCGCGCGGGGTCAACATCTCCACCATCTACCGCACGCTGGAGCTGCTGGAGGAGCTGGGCCTGGTCAAGCACACCCACCTCGGCCACGGCCCGCCCACCTACCACCTCGCCGCCGACGCCGACCACGTCCACCTGGTCTGCCAGGAGTGCGGCACCGTCACCGACGTCCCCACCCGGGTCGCCGAGGGCCTGGTCGACACGCTGACCCGCGACTTCGGCTTCGAGACCGACGTCCACCACCTCACGGTCTACGGCCGCTGCTCCAACTGCCACTGA
- a CDS encoding ABC transporter permease, producing the protein MTVSAPRAGFRHLLAAEWTKLWSLRSTYGVLVTGTLVTVGICVNSARSNVDLIRRSGDPASQAQAIDPMHGAFVPDAFLIFMIITGSVGAIAVFGEYASGLIRTTFAAVPARRQVVAAKVAVVSAVMLAFGTVVAASSFGLTQAVYHREHIGLSITAPGAFRAVAASALLAPVCALVGMALGAVIRHAAGTVVAVVVVLGLLPRLFEGETYRWVKEIGNAMPLSAWEALVENTGHVPPPDGPIRSLGGRYPVTITEAWVVFGAWALAAVAVTVIVVHRRDV; encoded by the coding sequence ATGACCGTGTCCGCACCCCGCGCCGGGTTCCGTCATCTGCTGGCCGCCGAGTGGACGAAGCTGTGGTCGCTGCGCTCCACGTACGGGGTCCTGGTGACCGGGACGCTGGTCACCGTCGGGATCTGCGTGAACTCCGCCCGCTCCAACGTGGACCTGATCAGGCGCAGCGGCGACCCGGCGTCACAGGCCCAGGCGATCGACCCGATGCACGGCGCGTTCGTCCCGGACGCCTTCCTGATCTTCATGATCATCACCGGCAGCGTGGGGGCCATCGCGGTCTTCGGCGAGTACGCGAGCGGGTTGATCCGCACGACCTTCGCGGCCGTTCCCGCCCGCCGTCAGGTCGTCGCGGCCAAGGTCGCCGTGGTGTCGGCGGTGATGCTGGCGTTCGGCACGGTGGTCGCGGCGTCCTCGTTCGGCCTGACGCAGGCGGTCTACCACCGGGAGCACATCGGCCTGTCGATCACCGCGCCCGGCGCGTTCCGGGCCGTCGCCGCGTCCGCGCTGCTCGCCCCGGTGTGCGCCCTGGTCGGGATGGCCCTCGGCGCGGTGATCCGCCATGCCGCCGGGACCGTCGTCGCCGTCGTCGTGGTGCTGGGCCTGCTGCCGAGGCTGTTCGAGGGCGAGACGTACCGGTGGGTCAAGGAGATCGGGAACGCCATGCCGCTCAGCGCGTGGGAGGCCCTGGTCGAGAACACCGGCCACGTCCCCCCGCCCGACGGGCCGATCCGCAGCTTGGGGGGCAGGTACCCGGTGACGATCACCGAGGCGTGGGTGGTCTTCGGCGCCTGGGCGCTGGCCGCCGTGGCCGTCACCGTGATCGTCGTCCACCGCAGAGACGTCTAG
- a CDS encoding ABC transporter ATP-binding protein gives MIEAHELTKRYGRTTAVNALSFSVRPGVVTGFLGPNGAGKSTTLRMILGLNAPTGGTVTVDGRPFRDLPRGLRHVGALLDAHDVHGGRSARAHLTALARSNAIPRRRVGEVLDEVGLTSAARRRIGGFSLGMKQRLGIAAALLGDPPVLLFDEPLNGLDPEGVLWVRGLFHQLAAEGRTVFVSSHMMTEMEHTADHLVVIGRGELIAAESLTEFAARGARQSVTVRAADPAALTAVLSAEGASVERREDGSCAVTGLSAARVSELAFEHRVLLHELTTETSTLEQAFMELTADHAEYRTGESR, from the coding sequence GTGATCGAAGCCCATGAACTGACCAAACGGTACGGCCGCACCACCGCCGTCAACGCGCTGAGCTTCAGCGTCCGCCCCGGCGTCGTCACCGGGTTCCTCGGCCCCAACGGCGCGGGGAAGAGCACCACGCTCCGCATGATCCTCGGCCTGAACGCCCCCACCGGCGGGACCGTCACCGTCGACGGACGCCCCTTCCGGGACCTGCCGCGCGGCCTGCGCCACGTCGGCGCGCTGCTCGACGCCCACGACGTCCACGGCGGACGCAGCGCTCGGGCCCACCTGACCGCGCTGGCCCGCAGCAACGCCATTCCGCGCCGCCGGGTCGGCGAGGTCCTCGACGAGGTGGGCCTGACCAGTGCGGCGCGTCGCCGCATCGGCGGTTTCTCGCTCGGCATGAAACAACGGCTCGGCATCGCCGCCGCGCTGCTCGGGGACCCGCCGGTGCTGCTGTTCGACGAGCCGCTGAACGGGCTGGACCCCGAGGGCGTGCTGTGGGTGCGCGGGCTGTTCCACCAACTGGCCGCCGAGGGCCGCACGGTGTTCGTGTCCAGCCACATGATGACCGAGATGGAGCACACCGCCGACCACCTCGTCGTGATCGGCCGGGGCGAGCTGATCGCCGCCGAGTCCCTGACGGAGTTCGCCGCCCGGGGCGCCCGGCAGAGCGTCACCGTCCGCGCGGCCGACCCGGCCGCGCTGACCGCCGTCCTGTCCGCCGAGGGCGCGTCGGTGGAACGGCGGGAGGACGGGTCGTGCGCCGTCACCGGGCTCAGCGCGGCCCGCGTCAGCGAGCTCGCCTTCGAGCACCGTGTGCTTCTGCACGAGCTGACCACGGAGACCTCCACGCTGGAACAGGCGTTCATGGAGCTCACCGCCGACCACGCCGAGTACCGCACGGGGGAGTCCCGATGA
- a CDS encoding sensor histidine kinase, which translates to MDATPPLPLVKRLPPGVWTALAWFGSLTYSILVNLTWPGEVEGFRPYRIGDVIHPSHWSFLVTATASAVAGSVLMRRRPLPALGLLLAASVFAAMALTSTEIAFPHFLAAEVALCQIAATASRRTSVAAAAMALGTLAAYAAVRLLLGFYIGTSTGLAVGLTAVIAWLVGNSLRQSRDHARTLQSQAITAERLRIARELHDMVAHSIGIIAIQAGAAKMVIDTRPAEAREALGVIENAGRETLSGLRRMLGALRRAEDTPVPTAPAPGLADVERLAETTTAAGVRVDVRWRGPRSPLPPEIDLSAFRIIQEAVTNVVRHADTPRCRVSIEHRDEELAIEVVDAGRGGRTTSGGGYGITGMRERVGLLHGEFSAGPHPEGGFRVAARLPVPAVPR; encoded by the coding sequence ATGGACGCCACGCCCCCGCTTCCGCTGGTCAAGCGCCTGCCGCCCGGGGTCTGGACGGCCCTGGCCTGGTTCGGGTCCCTGACGTACTCGATCCTGGTGAACCTCACGTGGCCGGGCGAGGTGGAGGGCTTCCGGCCCTACCGGATCGGCGACGTCATCCACCCCTCGCACTGGTCGTTCCTGGTGACGGCGACCGCCTCGGCGGTGGCGGGCAGCGTCCTGATGCGGCGGCGGCCACTGCCGGCGCTGGGGCTGCTGCTGGCCGCCTCGGTGTTCGCGGCGATGGCGTTGACCTCGACGGAGATCGCGTTCCCGCACTTCCTGGCGGCCGAGGTCGCCCTGTGCCAGATCGCCGCCACCGCGTCACGGCGCACCTCGGTCGCCGCCGCCGCGATGGCGCTCGGCACGTTGGCGGCCTACGCGGCCGTACGGCTGCTGCTGGGCTTCTACATCGGCACCTCGACGGGCCTGGCCGTCGGTCTGACGGCGGTCATCGCCTGGCTGGTCGGCAACTCGCTGCGGCAGAGCCGGGACCACGCCCGGACGCTCCAGTCCCAGGCGATCACGGCCGAACGGCTGCGGATCGCCCGCGAGCTGCACGACATGGTGGCGCACAGCATCGGGATCATCGCCATCCAGGCGGGCGCGGCCAAGATGGTCATCGACACCAGGCCGGCCGAGGCGCGTGAGGCGCTCGGCGTCATCGAGAACGCCGGACGGGAGACGCTGTCGGGGCTGCGGCGGATGCTGGGGGCGCTGCGCCGGGCGGAGGACACACCGGTGCCGACCGCGCCCGCGCCCGGCCTGGCCGACGTCGAACGGCTGGCCGAGACGACGACGGCCGCCGGGGTCCGCGTGGACGTCCGGTGGCGCGGGCCCCGGAGTCCGCTGCCCCCCGAGATCGACCTGTCCGCGTTCCGGATCATCCAGGAGGCGGTCACCAACGTGGTGCGCCATGCCGACACACCCCGATGCCGGGTGTCGATCGAGCATCGGGACGAGGAGTTGGCCATCGAGGTCGTCGACGCGGGACGCGGCGGTCGCACCACGTCGGGCGGCGGTTACGGGATCACCGGGATGCGGGAGCGCGTCGGCCTGCTGCACGGCGAGTTCTCCGCCGGTCCCCACCCCGAGGGCGGCTTCCGCGTCGCCGCCCGCCTGCCGGTTCCGGCGGTGCCCCGATGA
- a CDS encoding response regulator: protein MTARVVLVDDQPLVRAGLGMVIADVPDLEVVGEAGDGAEAVRLVRELVPDVVVMDVRMPGMDGIEATRIITEGSEAARVIVLTTFDDDEYVYGALRAGASGFLVKDMAVPEILAAIRVVAAGDALIAPGVTRRLIAEFARRPAPVVAPPHRPATGITDREREVLTLVGGGLSNTEIAGRLMISVATVKAYVTRLLAKLDARDRVHLVIIAYELGLVSPPPR from the coding sequence ATGACGGCGCGGGTCGTGCTCGTCGACGATCAGCCGCTGGTCCGTGCGGGGTTGGGCATGGTGATCGCCGACGTTCCCGACCTGGAGGTCGTCGGGGAGGCCGGCGACGGCGCGGAGGCGGTGCGGCTGGTCCGGGAGCTGGTGCCGGACGTGGTGGTGATGGACGTCCGGATGCCCGGGATGGACGGCATCGAGGCCACCCGGATCATCACCGAGGGCTCCGAGGCCGCCCGGGTGATCGTGCTGACCACGTTCGACGACGACGAGTACGTGTACGGGGCGCTGCGCGCGGGGGCCTCGGGCTTCCTGGTCAAGGACATGGCGGTGCCGGAGATCCTCGCGGCGATCCGGGTGGTCGCGGCGGGGGACGCGCTGATCGCGCCGGGGGTGACGCGGCGGCTGATCGCGGAGTTCGCCCGGCGGCCCGCGCCGGTGGTCGCCCCGCCGCACCGGCCGGCCACCGGGATCACCGACCGGGAGCGCGAGGTGCTGACGCTGGTCGGCGGCGGGCTGTCCAACACGGAGATCGCCGGCCGGCTCATGATCAGCGTGGCCACCGTCAAGGCGTACGTGACCCGCCTGCTGGCCAAGCTGGACGCCCGCGACCGGGTCCATCTGGTGATCATCGCCTATGAGCTGGGGCTGGTGTCGCCCCCGCCCAGGTGA
- a CDS encoding DedA family protein, with protein MIADWIADVIDAMGAVGVGLLTALENLFPPVPSEVVLPLAGFTASEGRVNVVAVTVAATVGSLVGALALYGLGAWLGHERACRLADRLPLVDVSELDRATSWFARHGGKAVLFGRLVPVVRSLVSVPAGIERMPLARFCLYTTLGSAFWNTLFVGAGFVLGEKWRRAEQFANWATWAVIAVAALWAVRFAVGRMRRHTEAREGR; from the coding sequence ATGATCGCGGACTGGATAGCGGACGTCATCGACGCGATGGGGGCGGTGGGTGTGGGCCTGCTGACCGCGCTGGAGAACCTGTTCCCGCCGGTGCCCAGCGAGGTCGTCCTGCCGCTGGCCGGGTTCACCGCGAGCGAGGGCCGGGTGAACGTGGTGGCGGTGACGGTGGCGGCCACGGTCGGTTCACTCGTGGGGGCGCTGGCGCTGTACGGGCTGGGGGCCTGGCTGGGGCATGAGCGGGCCTGCAGGCTCGCCGACCGGCTGCCGCTGGTCGACGTCTCCGAACTGGACCGGGCGACCTCGTGGTTCGCCCGGCACGGGGGCAAGGCGGTGCTGTTCGGGCGGCTCGTGCCGGTCGTGCGGAGCCTGGTGTCGGTCCCGGCGGGGATCGAACGGATGCCGTTGGCGCGGTTCTGCCTCTACACGACGCTCGGCAGCGCGTTCTGGAACACCCTGTTCGTGGGGGCCGGTTTCGTGCTGGGCGAGAAGTGGCGGCGGGCCGAGCAGTTCGCGAACTGGGCGACGTGGGCGGTCATCGCCGTCGCGGCGCTGTGGGCCGTGAGGTTCGCCGTCGGCCGGATGCGGCGGCACACGGAGGCGAGGGAGGGTCGGTGA
- a CDS encoding ATP-binding cassette domain-containing protein: protein MNDIVLRGARVNNLRDVSVRIPKQRLTVFTGVSGSGKSSLVFGTIAAESQHQLNQMFPAFVRHRLARRERPDADAVENLSTAVVVDQRPVGGNSRSTVGTMTEIHPLLRVLFSRCGTPGAGPSTAYSFNDPQGMCPECDGLGHVARVDVGRLLDEDRTLNEGAIRFPPYKVGTAAWQLYAESGLFDPDKPLRDFTERERELLLHGGGFRVKRASRRGVYQNEYEGVVRAIDRRYLKRRPGKGRLDDALEEIAVRGVCPACRGARLNAAALASTIDGRNIADLTAMEITDLIAALERIDDPIAAPMTSAALAALRRIEAVGLGYLSLDRATSTLSGGEGQRLKTVRHLGSSLTDLTFIFDEPSVGLHPRDVHRLGDLLLELRDKGNTVLVVEHHRDIIALADHVIDMGPGAGARGGHLVFEGPVTALRESDTLTGRMLRRPLRLKDVPRRPTGALTIADAGRHNLRDITVDLPTGVLTAVTGVAGSGKSTLVSRVLPEQHPDTVLIDQSAIGVSTRSTPATYLDVMDPVRRLFAAAHGVDAGLFSFNSAGACPACQGRGEIQTDLAYLEPVTTTCEVCGGHRYRPEALQYTLHGLTIADVLEMTAAEALAVFEEAPVADGLTALREVGLDHLTLGRSLSTLSGGERQRLKLAERLRKRETGGVYVFDEPTTGLHMADVEGLLALLDRLVDRGHTVIVIEHDLDVVARADHVIDLGPEAGSGGGRVIFEGPPTALVDAAGSHTAAHLRRELTADAAADAERAASRPA, encoded by the coding sequence GTGAACGACATCGTGCTCAGGGGGGCGCGGGTGAACAACCTCCGCGACGTCTCGGTGCGGATCCCCAAGCAACGGCTGACCGTGTTCACCGGGGTGTCCGGGTCGGGCAAGTCCTCGCTGGTCTTCGGCACCATCGCGGCCGAGTCGCAGCACCAGCTCAACCAGATGTTCCCCGCGTTCGTCCGGCACCGGCTGGCCAGGCGCGAGCGGCCGGACGCCGACGCCGTCGAGAACCTGTCGACCGCCGTCGTGGTCGATCAACGGCCCGTCGGCGGCAACTCCCGCTCCACCGTGGGCACCATGACCGAGATCCACCCCCTGCTGCGGGTGCTGTTCTCCCGCTGCGGGACGCCCGGCGCCGGACCGTCCACCGCGTACTCGTTCAACGACCCCCAGGGCATGTGCCCCGAGTGCGACGGGTTGGGGCATGTGGCGCGGGTGGACGTCGGCAGGCTGCTGGACGAGGACCGGACGCTCAACGAGGGCGCCATCCGCTTCCCGCCGTACAAGGTCGGCACCGCCGCGTGGCAGCTCTACGCCGAGTCGGGGCTGTTCGACCCCGACAAGCCGCTGCGCGACTTCACCGAACGGGAACGCGAGCTGCTGTTGCACGGCGGCGGGTTCCGGGTGAAGCGCGCCAGCCGCCGGGGCGTGTACCAGAACGAGTACGAGGGCGTCGTCCGCGCCATCGACCGGCGCTACCTCAAGCGCCGACCCGGCAAGGGGCGCCTCGACGACGCGCTGGAGGAGATCGCCGTGCGCGGCGTGTGCCCCGCCTGCCGAGGGGCCCGGCTGAACGCCGCCGCACTGGCGTCCACGATCGACGGCCGGAACATCGCCGACCTCACCGCCATGGAGATCACCGACCTGATCGCCGCGTTGGAACGGATCGACGATCCGATCGCCGCGCCCATGACGTCCGCCGCGCTGGCCGCGTTGCGCCGCATCGAGGCGGTCGGGCTCGGCTACCTCAGCCTGGACCGCGCGACGTCGACCCTGTCGGGCGGCGAGGGGCAGCGGCTCAAGACCGTGCGCCATCTCGGGTCCAGCCTCACCGACCTGACGTTCATCTTCGACGAGCCCAGCGTCGGCCTGCACCCCCGTGACGTGCACCGGCTCGGCGACCTGCTGCTGGAGCTGCGGGACAAGGGCAACACGGTGCTGGTGGTGGAGCACCACCGCGACATCATCGCCCTCGCCGACCACGTGATCGACATGGGCCCGGGCGCCGGGGCGCGCGGCGGGCACCTGGTGTTCGAGGGGCCGGTGACCGCGCTGCGGGAGTCCGACACCCTCACCGGCCGGATGCTGCGCCGTCCGCTCCGGCTCAAGGACGTTCCGCGCCGACCCACCGGGGCGCTCACCATCGCCGACGCCGGCCGGCACAATCTGCGCGACATCACCGTCGACCTCCCCACGGGGGTGCTCACCGCCGTCACCGGGGTGGCCGGGTCGGGCAAGAGCACGCTCGTGTCGCGGGTCCTCCCGGAGCAGCACCCGGACACGGTGCTCATCGACCAGTCGGCGATCGGCGTCTCGACGCGTTCGACACCGGCCACGTACCTGGACGTCATGGACCCGGTCCGGCGGCTCTTCGCCGCCGCGCACGGGGTCGACGCCGGGCTGTTCAGCTTCAACTCGGCGGGGGCGTGCCCCGCCTGCCAGGGCCGGGGCGAGATCCAGACCGACCTGGCGTACCTGGAGCCCGTCACGACCACCTGCGAGGTGTGCGGCGGGCACCGGTACCGGCCCGAGGCGCTGCAGTACACGCTCCACGGCCTCACCATCGCGGACGTGCTGGAGATGACGGCGGCCGAGGCGCTGGCCGTGTTCGAGGAGGCCCCGGTGGCGGACGGCCTCACCGCGTTGCGCGAGGTGGGTCTGGACCACCTCACCCTCGGCCGTTCGCTCAGCACCTTGTCCGGCGGGGAACGGCAGCGGCTCAAGCTCGCCGAACGCCTGCGGAAGCGGGAGACCGGCGGCGTCTACGTCTTCGACGAGCCCACCACGGGGCTGCACATGGCCGATGTGGAGGGCCTGCTGGCGCTGCTGGACCGGCTGGTCGACCGGGGCCACACCGTGATCGTGATCGAGCACGACCTCGACGTGGTCGCCCGCGCCGACCACGTGATCGATCTGGGCCCGGAGGCGGGCTCGGGCGGCGGGCGGGTGATCTTCGAGGGCCCGCCGACGGCGCTGGTGGACGCCGCCGGCTCGCACACCGCCGCGCACCTGCGCCGCGAGCTGACCGCCGATGCCGCCGCCGATGCGGAACGGGCGGCTAGCCGACCCGCTTGA